One genomic segment of Desulfomicrobium sp. ZS1 includes these proteins:
- a CDS encoding NifB/NifX family molybdenum-iron cluster-binding protein, producing the protein MKVAIPTVGTRVDEHFGHARSFTIFTLYDANEVTEDETFFPPSDYGCKSTMAVTMPAEGVSAMLAGNIGQGVINKMAEHGITIIRGRKNTIRDVPIRWTNGKIKDQNILCNHEGCTH; encoded by the coding sequence ATGAAAGTCGCTATCCCCACTGTTGGAACCCGCGTGGACGAACATTTCGGACATGCCCGGTCCTTCACCATTTTCACCCTGTATGACGCAAATGAAGTCACCGAGGATGAAACTTTTTTCCCGCCCTCGGATTACGGCTGCAAATCCACTATGGCCGTAACCATGCCTGCCGAGGGCGTATCCGCCATGCTCGCCGGCAATATCGGCCAAGGCGTCATCAACAAAATGGCCGAACATGGCATCACGATCATTCGCGGTCGCAAAAATACAATCCGCGACGTGCCGATCCGCTGGACAAACGGCAAAATCAAGGACCAGAATATTCTCTGCAATCACGAAGGCTGCACGCACTAG
- a CDS encoding YchJ family protein, with protein MECPCRSGLKFEECCAPIIAGEIHAPSPEALMRSRYTAFCRDEMDYLQNSLVEENRAEFKAEDVRRWNKDTDWLDLEILETATDGDQGMVLFRVSFRHKGGTQSLTERSRFVRRDDRWYYLEGEYETETVRHESPKVGRNDPCPCGSGKKFKKCCG; from the coding sequence ATGGAATGCCCCTGCCGCTCTGGACTCAAATTTGAAGAATGCTGCGCCCCCATCATCGCCGGAGAAATCCACGCGCCCAGTCCCGAAGCCTTGATGCGCTCGCGCTACACCGCCTTTTGCCGCGACGAGATGGACTATCTCCAAAACTCCTTGGTCGAAGAAAACCGCGCGGAATTCAAAGCCGAGGACGTACGACGCTGGAACAAGGACACGGATTGGCTGGACCTGGAAATTCTGGAGACCGCCACAGACGGGGACCAAGGCATGGTCCTTTTCCGGGTAAGCTTTCGGCACAAGGGCGGCACGCAGAGCCTGACCGAGCGCAGCCGCTTTGTGCGCCGCGATGACCGCTGGTATTATCTCGAAGGCGAGTATGAAACCGAGACGGTCCGCCATGAGAGCCCCAAGGTCGGCCGCAACGACCCCTGCCCGTGCGGAAGCGGTAAGAAATTCAAGAAGTGCTGCGGCTAA
- a CDS encoding DUF401 family protein, protein MSAIFSIILVFAVMLTGIRLKLGLGLSILAGSFVLAILFGLSPLAWLGAIPDALLTEETFVLCAIIAVILAFSALYAASGQSERFMRAIRAQIRSRSLLLVFFPALIGLLPMPGGAIFSAPMVEKAASELAIPPKDQALINYWFRHIWELAWPLYPGLILASSLAHIPVTGIVALLWAGPLVAIALGWLLILRPALKNAPRLPAIAAESRSAQDWLGGLPLFTAIAGSIGGEWLCAVLWPGRPMEYGVIAALILASGVSLFMAQAKWTAVLREAGKDNTLALLAVVGAIFIFKEILHQGHVVDVLAQTLGGGSAIYVMAIVLPFLVGFVAGLTIAFVGATFPLLFGLAHSSGQPHLIPVILSLGMYAGYAGIMSSPMHICYLMTCNYFHQDPGKLLPRILVPGLLLIPAGVVVTFLMVPR, encoded by the coding sequence ATGAGCGCAATTTTTTCCATCATCCTTGTTTTCGCTGTCATGCTGACGGGCATCCGCCTCAAGCTGGGGCTGGGGCTGTCCATCCTGGCGGGCAGCTTCGTACTGGCGATCCTCTTCGGCCTCTCGCCCCTGGCCTGGCTGGGAGCCATTCCGGATGCGCTCTTGACCGAAGAGACCTTTGTGCTCTGCGCCATCATCGCCGTCATCCTGGCCTTCAGCGCCCTATACGCGGCTTCCGGCCAATCGGAGCGGTTCATGCGCGCCATCCGTGCCCAAATTCGCTCCCGCTCCCTGCTCCTGGTCTTTTTTCCGGCGCTGATCGGCCTTTTGCCTATGCCCGGCGGGGCCATCTTCTCGGCGCCAATGGTCGAAAAGGCGGCCTCGGAGCTGGCCATCCCCCCCAAAGACCAGGCCCTCATCAACTACTGGTTCCGGCACATCTGGGAACTGGCCTGGCCCCTTTATCCGGGCCTGATCCTAGCCTCATCCCTGGCGCACATCCCGGTGACCGGAATTGTCGCGCTGTTGTGGGCGGGCCCGCTGGTGGCCATCGCCCTGGGCTGGCTGCTGATCCTGCGCCCGGCCCTGAAAAATGCGCCCCGGCTGCCTGCCATCGCGGCCGAGTCCCGGAGCGCTCAGGACTGGCTCGGCGGCCTGCCGCTCTTCACGGCCATCGCCGGGTCCATCGGCGGCGAATGGCTTTGCGCCGTGCTCTGGCCGGGCAGGCCCATGGAATACGGGGTCATCGCGGCCCTGATCCTGGCCTCCGGGGTCAGCCTGTTCATGGCCCAGGCCAAATGGACGGCGGTGCTGCGGGAGGCGGGCAAGGACAACACCCTGGCTCTTCTGGCCGTGGTCGGCGCCATCTTCATCTTCAAGGAAATCCTGCATCAAGGCCACGTTGTCGATGTCCTGGCGCAGACCCTCGGCGGAGGCAGCGCAATCTACGTCATGGCCATCGTCCTGCCCTTTCTGGTGGGCTTTGTGGCCGGCCTGACCATCGCCTTTGTGGGCGCGACCTTCCCGCTGCTCTTCGGACTCGCCCATTCCTCAGGCCAGCCCCATCTCATCCCGGTGATCCTGAGCCTCGGGATGTACGCCGGATACGCGGGCATCATGTCCTCGCCCATGCACATCTGCTACCTCATGACCTGCAACTACTTCCACCAGGATCCGGGCAAGCTCCTGCCGCGCATCCTCGTGCCCGGCCTGCTGCTCATCCCGGCGGGAGTGGTCGTGACCTTCCTCATGGTTCCGCGCTAG
- a CDS encoding type II toxin-antitoxin system Phd/YefM family antitoxin, with amino-acid sequence MNITSDIKPVTYLKSRAAELLNQINETHRPVIITQNGEPRAVLQDPKSYENMRNAIGLLKLISAGETDVREGRVVGHDDVFDTLEDDLKAAMK; translated from the coding sequence ATGAACATCACCAGCGACATCAAGCCCGTGACCTATCTGAAATCTCGGGCAGCCGAGCTGCTCAATCAGATCAATGAAACGCATCGGCCCGTGATCATAACCCAAAATGGCGAACCGCGAGCCGTATTGCAGGACCCGAAGAGTTACGAAAACATGCGCAACGCCATCGGCCTGCTGAAACTCATCTCAGCCGGTGAAACCGATGTCAGGGAAGGACGCGTGGTGGGGCACGACGATGTTTTCGACACGCTTGAAGACGACTTGAAGGCAGCCATGAAATGA
- a CDS encoding type II toxin-antitoxin system RelE/ParE family toxin — protein sequence MSRTHHVVWAAVARNDLKQIIDHIAQDSPDDAQHILHKIRQRTAELHAMPDQGRIVPELKEQGIQTYRELIVAPWRIVYRVSDTTVFVLSVIDSRRNVEDILLDRLIR from the coding sequence ATGAGCAGGACGCATCACGTCGTCTGGGCCGCCGTGGCCCGCAACGATCTCAAGCAGATCATCGACCATATCGCCCAGGACAGCCCAGACGATGCGCAGCACATTCTTCACAAGATCAGACAGCGGACAGCGGAACTCCACGCCATGCCGGATCAAGGCAGGATCGTTCCGGAATTGAAAGAACAGGGCATACAGACGTACCGCGAGCTCATCGTCGCCCCGTGGAGAATCGTCTACAGGGTCTCGGACACAACGGTTTTTGTTTTGTCCGTCATCGATTCGAGGCGTAATGTCGAAGACATCCTGCTCGACAGACTCATCAGATGA
- a CDS encoding helix-turn-helix domain-containing protein: MDENQPRSCKIKELSGKRYRCYFELTLAVIGGKWKPIILYHLSLAHAVRFGELRRGMHDVTERMLTRQLRELEADGLIHREVYREVPPRVEYSLTEMGRSLIPLLLQMRAWGVDYEKFLGADVIFAGEGYERPEMTAGECA, from the coding sequence ATGGACGAAAACCAGCCTCGGTCCTGCAAGATCAAGGAACTCTCCGGCAAACGCTACCGCTGCTATTTCGAGCTGACCCTGGCGGTCATCGGCGGAAAGTGGAAGCCCATCATCCTTTACCACCTGTCCCTGGCCCATGCCGTGCGCTTCGGGGAACTGAGGCGCGGCATGCACGACGTGACCGAACGCATGCTGACTCGCCAGCTGCGCGAGCTGGAGGCCGACGGGCTGATACACCGCGAAGTCTACCGCGAAGTGCCGCCCCGCGTCGAGTACTCCCTGACGGAAATGGGCCGCAGCCTCATTCCGCTGCTCCTGCAGATGCGGGCCTGGGGCGTGGACTATGAGAAGTTTCTGGGTGCGGATGTGATCTTTGCGGGTGAAGGGTACGAGAGGCCGGAAATGACGGCGGGGGAGTGCGCGTAG
- a CDS encoding flavodoxin family protein: protein MYVVAVNGSPRKGGNTEILLNHALEPLKKAGWETELVQVGGQNIRGCQACYKCFVRKDGQCSMKKDVFNEIMEKLLRADALIFGSPTYFADVSAELKALMDRAGLVALANGRAFKGKIGAAVVAVRRGGATHVYDSINHMFLMNQMLIPGSVYWNMGYGRDKGEVEGDAEGLGNMKNLGQTIAWLGAAIKPHLDSFPALESVSE from the coding sequence ATGTACGTAGTCGCAGTCAACGGCAGCCCGCGCAAGGGCGGCAACACGGAAATCCTCTTGAACCACGCCCTCGAACCCCTGAAAAAGGCGGGCTGGGAAACGGAGCTGGTGCAGGTCGGCGGACAGAACATCCGGGGCTGTCAGGCCTGCTACAAATGCTTTGTGCGCAAGGACGGACAATGCTCCATGAAAAAGGACGTCTTCAACGAGATCATGGAAAAACTTCTGCGCGCCGACGCCCTCATCTTCGGCTCGCCGACCTACTTCGCCGATGTCTCCGCCGAACTCAAAGCCCTGATGGACCGCGCCGGCCTCGTGGCCTTGGCCAACGGCCGCGCCTTCAAGGGCAAGATCGGGGCGGCCGTGGTGGCCGTGCGGCGCGGCGGAGCGACCCACGTCTATGACAGCATCAACCACATGTTCCTCATGAACCAGATGCTCATCCCCGGTTCCGTGTACTGGAACATGGGCTACGGCCGGGACAAGGGCGAGGTCGAGGGGGACGCCGAAGGGCTTGGCAACATGAAGAATCTGGGGCAGACCATCGCCTGGCTGGGGGCGGCGATCAAACCGCATCTGGACAGCTTCCCGGCCCTGGAAAGCGTGAGCGAATAA
- a CDS encoding DMT family transporter: MDTTGITLAILSALFMGTIGVFSRITGLPAETITFFRLLLGAGFLAIFLLATRQAGTLRRWPTWPVILNGALLAGFIIFYVQAMNLTSMANAIMLVYLAPVAASIFAHCFMRERLNFAGWILIGLAMLGFATMMEFRLDFADGSNHAAGLGLAALAMLCYASFMLMNRRIRPHVPVMNRAFYQLLIGALVMLPFFLHSRPEITAVNGLWLLATGLIPGFLAITFAVAALSRLPAATFGTLAYFEPLAVVFFGWSIFGEYLSALQLAGCAAIMASGCAKALLASHTASS, encoded by the coding sequence ATGGACACCACCGGCATCACCCTGGCCATCCTCTCGGCCCTGTTCATGGGCACCATCGGCGTCTTCTCCAGAATCACCGGACTGCCCGCCGAAACCATCACCTTTTTCCGCCTCCTGCTCGGAGCCGGATTCCTGGCCATTTTTCTCCTGGCCACCCGTCAGGCCGGGACGCTCAGACGCTGGCCGACCTGGCCAGTGATCCTCAACGGCGCGCTTTTGGCCGGTTTCATCATCTTCTACGTGCAGGCCATGAACCTGACCTCCATGGCCAACGCCATCATGCTGGTCTATCTGGCCCCGGTGGCCGCCTCGATCTTTGCGCATTGTTTCATGAGGGAACGGCTGAATTTCGCGGGCTGGATTCTCATCGGCCTGGCCATGCTCGGCTTCGCGACCATGATGGAATTCAGGCTCGATTTCGCGGACGGCTCGAACCATGCCGCCGGGCTCGGCCTGGCCGCCCTGGCCATGCTCTGCTACGCGAGTTTCATGCTCATGAACCGCCGCATCCGGCCCCACGTTCCGGTCATGAACCGCGCCTTTTATCAACTCCTGATCGGAGCCCTGGTCATGCTGCCCTTCTTCCTGCACTCCCGGCCCGAAATCACCGCCGTGAACGGCCTCTGGCTCCTAGCCACGGGCCTGATCCCCGGCTTCCTGGCCATCACCTTCGCCGTGGCGGCCCTCAGCCGCCTGCCCGCCGCAACCTTCGGCACCCTGGCCTATTTCGAACCCCTGGCCGTGGTCTTCTTCGGCTGGTCCATCTTCGGGGAATACCTGTCCGCCCTGCAACTGGCAGGCTGCGCCGCCATCATGGCCAGCGGCTGCGCCAAAGCCCTGCTCGCATCCCACACAGCCTCGTCCTGA